One genomic window of Manihot esculenta cultivar AM560-2 chromosome 16, M.esculenta_v8, whole genome shotgun sequence includes the following:
- the LOC122722059 gene encoding uncharacterized protein LOC122722059, translated as MEAEIWNALVAYWSTPEWRKKSEAGKANRNVEKDGTITKHSCGSIKLEVHENRLAKKLGRQPTQLELFRATHTKKGSQGVFIDGKSQRVDGAYLTAIAENVNDNCDSQSAFDLNKWMEISGSSKGRVYGFGSSDIAKSGTPTTSFSCTSAHPGGPSQTMFSLEEVEQILEQNRVKMKQDMEQMQEQMQEQMRVQIEKQIKDQMKSLKNKKRSSPHNPTADCTSLSDGSTNS; from the exons ATGGAGGCAGAGATATGGAATGCACTTGTTGCATATTGGAGTACACCAGAGTGGAGAAAGAAATCAGAAGCTGGTAAAGCAAATAGAAATGTAGAAAAAGATGGGACTATTACGAAACACTCTTGTGGTTCAATAAAACTGGAGGTTCATGAGAATAGATTG GCAAAGAAGTTAGGTAGGcaaccaactcaacttgaactatttcgtgccactcacacaaaaaaggggagtcaaggtgttttcattgatggaaaatcACAACGAGTTGAT gGAGCTTATTTGACTGCCATTGCTGAAAATGTGAATGACAATTGTGATAGTCAGTCTGCTTTTGATTTGAATAAGTGGATGGAAATTTCTGGAAGTAGTAAAGGGAGGGTTTATGGTTTTGGATCTTCTGATATTGCAAAATCTGGAACTCCAACTACCTCTTTCTCATGCACATCAGCTCATCCTGGAGGACCTTCTCAAACTATGTTTTCTTTAGAGGAGGTTGAACAAATATTAGAGCAAAACCGGGTCAAAATGAAACAAGACATGGagcaaatgcaagagcaaatgcaagagcaaatgcgagtgcagatagaaaagcaaataaaagatcagatgaaatcattgaagaacaaaaaaagATCTTCACCGCATAATCCAACTGCAGATTGTACTTCTCTATCAGATggttcaacaaattcatag